AGTATAGGACGTTGTAGGCCGACAGGTCACCATGGATACGATTGTGCGAGAGCATCAACTCCACATGCCATAGGAGCCGGTCGAACATGGGTTGGGCTTCCACCGGATCCAGCGCGACGCCGTTCAGGGTCGGCGCAGGATAGTTGATCTCGCCAAAATACTCCATCAGGATTGCGCTGCCAACATGGGCGATGGGACGGGGGACGTCCGCGCCCGCATTGTGTAGCGTCTCCATCATGTCGTACTCGTGTTCGATCCAGGAGAAGGTCATGACCTCCTTGCCGAAGTTAGTTTTACGTGCAACGGCTCGTTTCAGGCGGGCATCGCGCACGATCCCCTTGCCCTGGTCGTCCAGCATCAGGCGGCCTTCCTTGTAAAGGGCATCGTTGCGAAGGGTGCGGTGGATACGGGGTCGATAGATCTTGGCTGCGATCAGTTCGACCCCTGTGGCCGGATGGGCCCGGCAGCAGTAGACATTGGCCTCCTTGCCACCCTTGACGCGGGCCAGGACGTCGGTGATGACATTGTCGTAGTAGAAACCACCCAGGGCTTCACGCAGCATGGACTGCTCGCTGTCCGAGCAGGCAAAGCTGGGGGTGAACTCATCCTCGCCTTCGATTTGTTCGGTGATCCAGTCGGGAACCACGGGCCTTCCGTTGTCACGGGGATTGCGGCGGTCCTTCTGACGCCGGTGCTGCTCCCGGGAAATGACGAAGAATTGGCCGTAGTCCTCGTAATCGTCGTAGTCTGTCGTGAACTGCTTACTCATTGTTCGGCTGTTGTCTCCGTGTGATGCAACTTGCTTCGATGGTCGGTCGGTGGCGACCGGCGGGCAATGTTTGGAAACAACAAAGCGGCCGCCGGGCTGGTTAGACACCCGTGGCCGCCGATGGGATTGGATTATTCGATTCCGGGATAGCGCGGTTGGGGCGCAACGACTCTACCCGGCAATGGAATCAAAAAGGCCACGGGGATGGCTGTGCTCCCGTGGCCGCAAAAGGCGGTGTAAGACCGCGATGGGGGTTATCGCCCTCGCAGACACGAGACGCACGCGCTGAACTGAATTTGGCTGGTGGTGTTATGAACTTTTGCCATAGTCACGGCGCCTCCTTTCGGAAAAAGATTGGCACAAGTGTAGCACAGGCTGGGCCATCGTGCAAATTCAGCTGTTACTTCGGGGAAAGTAGAAAGTAAACAAGTACATAAGTATATAAGGCAGCATGACCGAAGCTTGACAATGTGCCTTGGATGGGAGTCGCTTTCCTGGGCCATTGTCATAGACCGAAAAAGAGATCGTCGACCTGTTTTGAATTCGGTGTGACAGGGGGATGGCCCTGGGTGAAGGTCTCAAAGCTGAGCCAGCGCCGACGGATGAAGCCCGGCATCCATGAAAACTGCTGGCCACCTCCCTGGCTGACATGGCAAGCCGATGCTTTCATTTTGGTGTCAAGATGGCGGCGGATGTCGATCCGCGCGTCGATGGAAGTCTGCCAGGCAATGATCTGGACCAGGTCTACGTCCTCATTGCGGCCGAATTTGCGAGGATTCTTGCCAAAAAGAGGCATGAGGCGTACGGCAAGCTTGAGAAAGCCCACGCTGAAAGCAGTAAAAAAGAGGCGTTGCGCCTGATGGGGCGGACCGGCCCCGGGGAACTGGTTCGGGTCACCGGCAACCTTGAATGCCTCGACGGTGGCCTGGTGGAGCTTGATATGGTCCGGGTGCCCATAGCCGCCAAATTCGTTGTCACAGATGACAACCTGGGGCCGGTGCTGCCGGATCGAGGTGACAATCTCTTCGATAACCTGTTTCATAGGCGCCTGGAAGAGGCTGTCCGGATGGTCATTATCGGGCGTGCCGGCCATGCCGCTGTCGCGATAGCCCAGCCAGTCTACTCCCTGTAAACAGAGAACCTGGGCGGCACAACAAAGCTCGGCCGCCCTGAGTTGGACCATGTTGGCATGATTGGCCAGCATTTCCGCATCGACCGTGCCAGCATCCCCATCGGTTGCGCACACCAGCCATACGCCGACCCCTTCTGCCGCGTATTTGGCCAGGGTACCGCCAGGGCCAAAGGACTCGTCGTCGGGATGGGCGAAAACAGCCAGCAACGTCCTTTCCTGTGAAGTCATAGATCCATGCAACCACCATAGGGGCGACCCGTTCCTGATTTCATTCGTAGGGGCGACCCATCTTCATATTCCACGCCATTGACGCCATTCACCCATCGGTCTGAGAATGGATCGCCCCTACCATCGTTTTTCGTGCGTGCGACGCAAGTGTTGGTGGCAGATCTTTTTGCCCAGTGCGCAAGAACCTGACTCGTAAGGTAATAATCCTGTTTTCCCCGTCAAGCCAACAGCGCATCGAGCGCCTGGTGATTATCGGGATAGGCCCGCAATACATCCAACATGACTGACAATCCTTCCGCGTCGTTCATCCGGGTCAGGGCCCGCCGCACCAGGGTCATCTGTTCCAGGGTCGTTTCGTCCAGAAGAAGTGCCTCGCGGCGAGTGCTGGACCGGGCGATATTGACTGCCGGGAACAGGCCCAGCTGCGCCAGCTTCCGATCCAGATGGACTTCCATGTTGCCGGTGCCCTTGAATTCCTCATAGACGACCTGGTCCAGGCGACTGTTGGTATCGATCAGGCAGGTTGCGATCAGGGTAAGGCTGCCGGCGTCCTCGGTGGTGCGCGCAGAACCAAATACCTGGCGGACTGGTGTGAGGGCCGAGGCGTCGATGCCTCCGGACAGCGTACGGCTTCCACCCCTGGCTGCCAGGTTGTGTACCCGGGCCAGTCGGGTCAGGCTGTCCATCAAGACCACCACATGCTGCCCTTCTTCGGTGAGCCGGCGAGCATGGGCCATGGCTGTATCTACCACAGCAATCTGTGCCCGTTCCGGGGCGTCCAGGTCAGCGACCAGTACTTCGCCCTGGATGGAGCGACGCAAGGCAGTGGCTTCCTCGGGGCGCTCGCCTACCAGACACACCAGAAGGTTCAGGTCCGGATCGACCGCCGCTGCCTTGGCGATGTTTTCGAGCATGGTTGTCTTGCCTGCCTGGGGCGGAGCTACGATCAAGGCGCGCTGCCCGCGGCCGACAGGCGCGACAAGATCTAACAGCCGCCCAGGGATGGCATCTGGTTTGTAGCCCAAACGAATCGGCTCTTCTGGATGAATGGCGACCAGACGTTTGAAATCGGGGCGCCCGGCAAGGTTTTCCGGTCCATGGCCGTTCACCCGCCAGACGACCTCTACTATTGGGCCTTTCCTGCCAGCGACTGCCAGGGCGTCTACATAGTCACCAGGTCGAAGCCCAAATCGACCGACCAGGTCAGGCGGCAGGAATGGATCATCCGGCCTGGGAATCGCGCCGGCCCGCAGATGTCCCCATCCTTTGCGGTTCAGGGCCAAATAGCCGAAAGCCGGAAACTGATCTTGCTCTGGAACTGGTGCTTCTGGAGCTGGGACCGCCACCCAGCGGCTGGCCGCTCCGCCTGGCTGTGAGGCAGCCCTCCAATCCGATGTCGATTGCATTTTGTGTACCTTCGGGAATTACCGTCGTTGGTTATGAAGGAAGGGGTCGATGTCGTTCTACTATTGTACCACATGGGCCAAAAAAGGCGCCAGACCGGTGGCGAGGGTGATCGCGCGCAAGGCTTGCCCATGTTCACCAGTTCCTTCTGTGCTTTCTGACACCGCCAGATCAGGTTGAATAGAAGTGCCTGTGGTATAATCGCCCAGGGGTGTCAACGAGAACTCCCGGTCAACCACCACATCAGTCCTAAGACAAACTCTAGCCATCGCGAAGGAACAGCCATGATCAAACTTATCGTGCATGCAACTCACGAAGCCGGGCTCAAGGTCGGCGGAATCGGCGCCGTTTTGGACGGATTGCTCGCCACTCCCGGTTACAATGAGGCGGTTGAACGAACTGTGCTGGTAGGCACATGGAACCATTACGATTCTGCAATGGTGGAGAGAATGCTGGCTCCACGCAATAAGTTGGATGTGATCTATAGCCCGGTTCTTGGGGTCGTCAAGACGGAGCCCCAGCTGGCGGCGAAGCTCAGTGCCGTCGAGAAAGACTATGGCGTTTCCTTGCTGTACGGTCGCCGTCGCTTTGGGCCGGCCGGGCACGAGGTGATACTGGTGCACTCCATTCATGCCAAAGAAGAGCCGGTCAACAGCTTCAAATATTACCTTTGGCGTCACTACGGCATCGATTCGGGAGAATATGAGTACGACTTTGAGTTCAAGGATTTTGTGCGTTCTGCGCCTGCCAGCTATGCAGCTCTGAGCGCTCTGGTGGGACCGGGTGCAGGGTTGCCCGGCCTTCCGGATAACGGTCGTTTTATGTTAGCCCACGAGTGGATGGGCCTGCCCTTGGTCTTTGCGGCCCAACTCACCGATCCCTGGGAGTGGCGTACCATCTTCTACGCGCACGAAATGGCCACTGCCCGAAACATCGTCGAGTTTGATGGCGGACATGACACCCGCTTTTACAACGCCATGGAGACAGCCGACGCATACGGACTGACCATGGAACAGGTCTTTGGCGATCGCGATGCCTTTTTCAAGCATGTATTGATTGAGCAGACGGTACGCTGTGACAATATTTTTGCCGTCGGTGACCTGGTGGTCGATGAGCTTCGCTTTCTGGGCGGCCTTTTTCGAACCATCAACATCGACCTGGTTTACAATGGTGTGCCCTCCTTCGAGCTTTCCCTGAAGAAAAAACTCGCTAGCAAAAAACGCCTGCAGGACTATGCTGAAAATCTCTTCGGCGATCGGCCCGACTATGTGTTCAGCCATGTGACACGCATGGTATTAAGCAAGGCCATGTGGCGCGATATCCGCGTCGCCGAACACCTGGATTCAATGCTGGCCGAAAAGGGCAAGTCGGCGGTTCTTTTCATGCTTTCTACCTCGGCGTTGCGCCCTGGTGGCCGCAATCCCGAGGACATCCGGCGTTGGGAGGAGGAGTACGGCTGGCCTGTACACCATCGTTCAGACAACGGTGATCTGACCGACCTGGAGATCCCACTCTACAACAGTATTGCGGCGTTTAACTGGAACTCCCAGGCGCTCAAGATCGTCCTGGTCAATCAGTTTGGCTGGAGCCAGGATCGCTGCGGCAAGCGCATGCCTGCCGATATGGAGTTCATGGACATTCGATTTGGCTCCGATGCCGAGTTTGGGCAGAGCATCTACGAGCCCTTCGGTATCGCTCAGGTGGAGCCTCTTAGTTTTGGCGCTCTTTGCGTCGTTTCCAACGTCTGCGGATGCGTTGGTTTCGTCCGCAAGGCAATCGCCCAGGCGAACCTGGATGAGTTCCCCAATCTGGTTGTCGCTGATTATACCACTCTACCGCCGGCCTTTCGGGTGCTAAGCCCTTGGGATGCTCTGCACCTGGGCACCGACCAGCGCGATCAGATCGAGGCGATCAACAGCACCTACGTGGCGCGTCAGATCATTGAGCGTCTGCCGGAAAACGAGTCTGAGATGCAGCGTCTGCTGGATGCCGGACAGGCTGTAGGAAGCCGGATGAGCTGGGATGTCATCGCCAGCGAATATCTATTGCGCGGCTTAAAGAACGCGACGACTTAGGATGCAGATGATGGGCTAGCGGCTCGCAGGAACGCCGTACCGGGCATGCCAGCCCTTGCCTGGCAGCGGTGCCGCCGGGTCAAGAAACGATGTCCATGGCCGGGCGTATTCTTCTGCAATGGCCGATAATGCCTCCAGGCGGGATGCGCCCACATCCCGCAGCCAGGCCTCCTGTTGGTTTTCGGGCATGGTAATGGCCTCTTTCCACACCGAGCGACCGGCAATGTAGCCGGAGGCACCGGCGCGACAGGCGATTTCCACCTGCCTGGCGAAGGTTGGGAGATCCACCCCGGCGCTGAGCACAGTCCAGGGAAGGTCGCTGGCCTCAGACACCGCCTCACAGGCAGCCAGCCAATGGTCCTGATCCTGGTCCATGCTCGCATCCACAGGAAACTCTAGCTTCAAGACGTCCGGCCTCAGTCTGCTCAGCCGGTGGGCGCTCTCGGCGATGATCTGTGGCCTGAGCGTGGCAAAACGGCGGGAGCGTTTATCGTGGAGAGGATCGATGCTGTAGGAAACCGATTCCAGAAAGAGAGGGATATCGTACTCGCGGCATTGGTCCACGACCTCCTGGACCAACTGCTCCTGCCGTTGCGCCAACGTCCCACTGTGGGGATGGAAATAGATCAGTAATTTGACAGCGTTGGCGCCCAGTCGTTTGATTTTGGCTACGCTCCAGTCGGGAAGGATGCGTGACCGGCGGGCAGTGGTTTCACCGCTGTAGCCAGTCTTCTCCACGGCGACCAGCAAGCCAGTTTGGCCGGGCAGGGCACCCGAGACGATGGCCTGGGCGGCACCAAATAGCGGATCCAGCAGCACGCCGCTGGCATGGGGAGCCAGCATGCTCACTACTTGTGCCTTGGCACTCACCGCGTCGGAAAAAGGCACACTGCCTGGATCGTCAGGATTGAGCATTTTGAAAAAGGACTGCCGGTGATCGAGGGCAAGGATGGTAAAGATGCCCGTCGGCGTAGCTGTGGCAGCTAACCCGCGATGTTTGCCAGGCAATCCTGAAAAATCAAGCATAGAGGAACTCCGTTACAGGTACCTATTGTGCCGTCACCATCTCATCGAACCTGGGGCAGTAGGACGCGATTAGCCCAGGGTTATCATCAGGCGTCCAGATCAAGTTCGACCACGGCGGAAAGATTGGTGGGTTGGTCGGGGTTCAGATCTTTGGCCCTGGCCCGGTAATAGGCCATGAGCTGGAGAACAGGCAGGTAAAGCACATTGCGGACGGTTTCGGGTAACTGGCTGTCGAAACTGATATCGACGTCCGAGTCGCCCAGTGCAAGGGTGTGTCCGCCCAGGCCGGCCATCTCCTCCATCACAGCCTGCTCGTAGCCGCGCCTGGCGTCGGATAGCAGCCCAACTACGGCCGCTGTATCGGTCACCATAGACATTGGCCCGTGGCGGAATTCGAAGAAGTGGAAGGGTTCGCTGTGGGTGAGCGTCATCTCCTTCATCTTCAGGTTGACCTCGCAAGCCAGGCCGTAGCGGGGGCCGCTGCCCAGGAAGTAGAAACGATCCAGGTCGAGGTTTGAGCCAATGGTTTTGGCAAGCGATTCGTAGCTGGAGATGAGCTTTTTTCCCTGTCCGGGCAGTTCTTTCATGGCCTCCACCAGCCTGTCCTCTCCCGCTAACGTCGCAGCGAGCGCTGTCGTCGCCACGTACATCGAAGCGAAGGAGCGGGTCTGAGCAACGCTCTTCTCCTGGCCGGCCGGGATGGCGATTGTCACATCGCCCAGTTCGGCCAGGGGCGTGTCGTCGTAATTGGTGACCACCATCACATCGCCAAGGTTCCTGGCTTTGAACTGGCGGGCGGCGGCGATGGTTTCGGAGGTCGTGCCGGAGCGGCTTACAGCCACCAGCAGCGTTCGGCGTCCCTCCAGCGAACCATAACTGGCGAGCGGGTAGAGATACAGTTCGCCGCCTGGAATCCCACCAGCAGGCATGTCCATCAATGTCTGCCAGAGGGAGGATGCCGCCAGGGAGAGATAGTAGGTTGAGCCGCAGCCAGTGAATACGACGTTATCGTACTGGCCGTCTTGCCAGAATGCTCTCAGCGACGACGCTTGAGAGACGACGACGTCCGTGGCTTCCTGCCAGGCGTCGGTCTGGGTTATGATTTCATGATATGTGGCCAGTCCAACTTCAGTATGATTGTCCATATCGACAGTGTCCTTTTGACTCCCAATTCATGATTCGGGCGGAACGGGCCCATAGGTCGTGCGTGCAGTCACGGAGCCCGCAGAGGTTGGCAAGCTGTCCATTAAGCTGCCCGCTTCCTGGTAGATGGCAATGATGTTTGCCAATGGCGTATCCACCTGAACGGCGTGGCTCGGCGAGAGGATAAACCCGCCCCCTCTGCCCATCACGTCGATGATATGCCTGATTGTGCTCCTGACCTCCCGCTCGCTGGCCCGTGGCAGGAGTTGTTGCACATCAGCCCCACCGTGGAAACCGAGTTGATCTCCATAGGTCGATTTCAGGTTCTCGGGCACCATGTTGTCGGCCGAGAACTGCAAGACATCCAGAACATCGATGCCCATCTCGATCAGGCCGGGCAATGCGTCGACAACAGAACCGCAGGAATGGTACATGATGCGGCCACCGAGTTCATGCACGCGGCGGTTGAAGCGTTCATGATGCGGGAAGATCAACTGCCGCCACATCGGCAGTGACATCATCATACCGCGCTGATGGGCGATATCATCGCTGGTCCAGATGAGGTCAATCCGATCTCCCAGGGCGGCCAGTACCCTCTCCGCCAACACGATGAAAACATCGGTGATGCGGCGCATGATCTCGAAGGGAATGTCGGGATTGAGCGCCATATCGTAAAAAACCTGTTCCATGCCGCGCATATAGTTGGTTATCTCGTAGAAACCACCCGGGTCGCCAAAATCCTCGAGGAATATGGCGTATTCTGTATCCCGATCCCAGGCCCCGATGGCTTCGACCATGGAGCTCACATCCCACCAGTCAGGATCGGGCCACCGATAGTTGCTCAACGCACTTGCATCCTGGATGTCAGCCAGGGGATGGCCGGCCGGCTCATAGTAGACGCCTCCATCATAGGATACCGGACTCCAGGTGATTCCCCAGGCATCCTGGTAACTGCCGTCGGAATAGGTCGGCAAAGGTGGGCCCACGTACCGCCACCGGGGATGGCGCACGTCAACACCGAAGTACTTCAAGACAGACTCGTCGTTGGGCAATCCCAGATGCGCTTTCAGGTTGGACCAGGTCTCCGGCGTTGCCAGGAAATCAACTGGAACCCGGTCGGTTTCCTGGTGCTGCAAGGCAAGTCGGACCCGCTCGCGTGGCGTGATCACACCCATGTTCATGGCTTGTATTCCCGTACCAGATCCATGCAACGATTAGCCGTGTCCACATCCGGGACATCCTTGACGTGATAGAAGACGCCGCCCGGCAGTCGATGCTTTTCAAGCGCCTTGCAGAATTCTCCAAATCCAACGGTATAGACGATCAGCGGCATATCACCTGTCTGTTTTTTGACCTGATCCAAGATCTCATAAGCGGGAGGGTGTCCTTCTTCGTCTGTCAACGCGATTGCCCTCAGGCCCTTGAGCGTGGAAGCCGCCTGCAACAAGCGGCGGCCATTGCTGTGGATATGTAGAACCCCGCCATCAAACGCTGCAAGTATCCTTTCAACCGGTTCTCTGCCCCATTCTTCGAAATAATCAACCGACGTCATGTGGAAGGCGTCGATGCTTTCCGACACGATTCGACCACCGGGTATCCACCCGGCAAAGTTACTGATTGTGCCCCCATCCAACAATGGTGCCCGGTCGAAGAACAGATTCTGAACTTTGACATTCAGATCGAAGGCGTAATCGATCACCCGCTTCATCATTTCCGGATGATCGATCACGCCATAATAGGTCTCGGTGGCTCCCATCAACTCATAGGCAAAGAGCAGACTATCAATCAGTATGAAGTGGCTGATGCCCCATTTGCCTCGGGACTCCTGCAAAAAGATGTCCAATTGGCGCAGATAACGCTGCAACCATTCATTGTGGGGATCACGAGGGTCAAAGGGCGCCAATTGGTCAAACTGCGACCAGTCTTCCAGTATCGGCACAACCATCGATGAGATCCAGCCAGAGTCTGGATCGCACAAGAAACGCACCTGACCGCCCACCAATCCGCCATAGAGACCCTGGTCCATCTCGCTCAAATAGCCGCCCGGGATGGAATCGTCGCGCACGTCGATCTTCTCCAGGTAACGGGCGTCCCAATACCTGGCTCGCTCCAGAGGGTCTGGGTACTTGCACATTCCCTCGGGGTGAGTGACAGCCATTTCTTGCAGAGCAACACTGGGTATTTCCATGGAAGCCAGGATGATTTCTTGATCGCGATCCTCGTACAAGCGGCGCAATCGCTCCAATACATAATAACCGTCAGGTTTATAGCTGAGAGGAAAGGACACTCCTGGTTTTCTCCTTTGCTAACATTCTCACAGGCGATAGTAACCCACGACTGTCCGGCTGGTAGCCGGACCTACACATCTTCATGGTCATTTACGCCCGATTGTACTGGATTTGAATGGGCAACGCGCCCGCTTCCGAGATGGTTTCCAGGATGACATTCAGACTGGCACAACGGACGTGCTCAGGGATATCCTCGGTAACACCCATCAGAAAACGATCTCCCGGGGCGGCAAAATCACGTTTGGCATCTCCACCCGGCAGAGCTGAACCCGTTCTACCACGGCCAATCCTGCGTTGCGCAACTGGCGTTCGCCCTCACCACGCGGAAACAAGCCGCCATAGATGCTCAGTGGAACTTGATCTGTATGTTCACCGCGCAGCGTGGCCTGTATGCGAGACCTGGGGGTATATGACATTGGCCTACTGCTCTTGTACCGCTTCGATCAATGCGACCATGTTCTCCACCGGAGCATCGGCCATAACGGCGTGGGCGGGACCTACGATGAAGCCCCCATCTGCTCCAATTTCCTCGATCAAGCGCCGGACTTCTGCTCTGACCTGTTGGGGAGTTCCGTGGGGCAGAAGCTCCTGAATGCCGACGCCGCCGTGGAAAGAGAGCCGGTCGCCGTATTCATGTTTGACCTCGTAGACGTTTCTTATCTCCGGCTGAAAGGGATTGTAGATATCCAGACCGATCTCGATGAAGTCCTCGAAGATGGCGTCAATCTGACCATCAGAGTGCATATAGACAAACTTTCCGGCCTCTTTGATCCTGGCGAACATGCGCTTCATGTAGGGCTTGAAGAAGGTTCGCCAGTGCCGGGGGCCCATAATCAGACCACTTGTCTGCGAACCCAGATCCTCGCCGAAGGCGAAGGCATCGATACCGTACTGCACCGAACGGTCGATGAACGTCAGATAATACTCGGTGATGCCCTCAAGAAGATCGTGTACGAAGCCTGGATTGAGTATCAAGTCGGTGAGCAAATTCTCCATACCGCGCAGCGCATAGGCGACTTCGAAGAGATGTCCCTCAAAGCCGATGATGAAGGTCTCCCGGTTTTCCTCGACAAAGCGCGGATAGTGGGCGAAATCCTCCGGCCGGGGAGGATCAGGGAAGGTGTAGTGGGCCAGGGTCGGCTCCGGCAGAACGCAGTTCGCCGGCCGTCCCCACTCTCCTTCCCCGTACAGGCCTCGGGTATCCCATACCACACCCCACCCATCTCGCCAGAGGCCGGGTTCTACTTGCTCTTCCAGGCCGTGGAATTGCCCTTTACCCGTTGGCTCGACAAAGCGGAAGTGATTTCCCACCCAGATGTCGAAGAAACCTGGATCGGCCAGACGCTGGTCGCCATAATAATCGGCCAGCATGGCGAGAGCATGCCCGGTAAACTCGAAAGCCCAGGGCGTCCGATCGGGCTGCTCGTGACGGAGCGCTGTTAATACTCTTTCTCGTGGATTCATGGTCCTGATATCTTCTCTTGTGAAGCTTGGGAAACAGGCATCGCCTACGCCAGCCCACACCAGTCCAAGGCCAGCAGAGCCAATACCTGCGTGGCGGTCACCAAATCGTCGACGACCATGTATTCGTCGGCGGCGTGGGCGTGGTCGCCCCGCACGCCGTAATGGACTGCCGGAATGCCGAAGTCGCGCTGAACGGCGTACAAATCAGAGGGCCCATCAATCGGCCTGACCTCCGCTGGATGTCCGGTGACTTCGCTGACGCACCGGTTCAGGCTCTGGACAATCGGCGCATCAACCGGAATCTCCGAGGCTGGCATCCAGCGGATCGGAAACTCGAGCCGTGGTCGGCTGGCAAACAACCCGGGCCTGTCAGCGATCACATCGTCCAGCCATGTGTGAAACTCCCCTTCGACCTCCTCTTGTCTCTCGCCCATCATCAGTTGCCAGTATAACTCGACCCTGGCCTCAGCCGGTACCGTGATCGGCACATTGTTGCCCCATCCTCCCGAGCTGACCTTGGTGACCCAGACCGGCACCGGGTCCATCGGTCCGGGCTGCCAATTGGGCGCCCTGGCCCGGCGCCGTTGCCGAAAGACAGCTACGCAGTTCAGCAGATGCGTCAGTTGGTCGATGACGCCACCATCTTCTTCATCCTCGAACATAATACCCTCGGAGCCTGTCAGCGTGATGTGCACCGTGCGGCCGCCGCGATTGCCGTTGTTGATGACCGTCAGACCGGATGGTTCGGTGATGACCACCGCATCGCCGTTGTCGCCGCGCACTCGACCAGCGATGGTGCCGTTCACGCCGCCAAACTCCTCGTCAACAATCGACTCGCCGATCAGGTCTCCCTTGAGAGTAATGCCCAGTTCCTGGAGCGCGCGCATCACACCCAGGATCAGAACGACGCCGCTTTTCATATCGAACGCACCCAGGCCGTAGAGCTTGCCGTCCTCCACTTGACCACCGAACGGATCGTGTTGCCAGGGCAAAACACCCAGCGGCACCGTGTCGATGTGACCGCTGAGCACCAGAGAGCGGCCGCCCCCCATGCCCTTGCGCCGGGCGACCACATTGGGTCGATTGCGGTAATCACGATGGGGCCAGTAAGATGGATGCTCTTTCAAACCGGGCACGTCATCCAGGTAGTAGACTTCCGGCTCCAATTTCATCTTTCGAAGGTGCCGGGCGACAGCCATCTGGCAGGCATATTCGTCGCCGGTGGGTGGATGATTGATTGAGGGGATACGAACCAGTTCCTGCGTGGCGCTGATCAGATAGTCGCGCAGTGATTCAACCTGTTTTAGTACGCTTTGTCGAATATCAGACATCCAAGTTTGAGTTCCTTCCGGCTGAAAAGCCTGTCTGTCAGGCGCTTACGGATCGCCTGCTGGCGTAGCGTGCACTGCGTTCCGGCGCAAGTGTTAACAATTGACCATTAACTAGCCCTTGGTGGCGCCCAGCGTGATGCCCTCGATCACCCGCTCGGACATAACGATGAACAGAATAAGGGTGGGCACCATGACGATGACCACTCCTGCGAATAGGCCCACCCAGTCGGAGGTGTATTGCATAGACCCTTGCAGGCCATAAAGGCCCAGGGACA
The sequence above is a segment of the Chloroflexota bacterium genome. Coding sequences within it:
- a CDS encoding RIO1 family regulatory kinase/ATPase; protein product: MSKQFTTDYDDYEDYGQFFVISREQHRRQKDRRNPRDNGRPVVPDWITEQIEGEDEFTPSFACSDSEQSMLREALGGFYYDNVITDVLARVKGGKEANVYCCRAHPATGVELIAAKIYRPRIHRTLRNDALYKEGRLMLDDQGKGIVRDARLKRAVARKTNFGKEVMTFSWIEHEYDMMETLHNAGADVPRPIAHVGSAILMEYFGEINYPAPTLNGVALDPVEAQPMFDRLLWHVELMLSHNRIHGDLSAYNVLYWEGEATVIDFPQAVVALQNRSANWLLQRDIERLCRYFARYDVEADHKSLTRDIWTRFMNGVL
- a CDS encoding PIG-L family deacetylase; the protein is MTSQERTLLAVFAHPDDESFGPGGTLAKYAAEGVGVWLVCATDGDAGTVDAEMLANHANMVQLRAAELCCAAQVLCLQGVDWLGYRDSGMAGTPDNDHPDSLFQAPMKQVIEEIVTSIRQHRPQVVICDNEFGGYGHPDHIKLHQATVEAFKVAGDPNQFPGAGPPHQAQRLFFTAFSVGFLKLAVRLMPLFGKNPRKFGRNEDVDLVQIIAWQTSIDARIDIRRHLDTKMKASACHVSQGGGQQFSWMPGFIRRRWLSFETFTQGHPPVTPNSKQVDDLFFGL
- the rho gene encoding transcription termination factor Rho, giving the protein MQSTSDWRAASQPGGAASRWVAVPAPEAPVPEQDQFPAFGYLALNRKGWGHLRAGAIPRPDDPFLPPDLVGRFGLRPGDYVDALAVAGRKGPIVEVVWRVNGHGPENLAGRPDFKRLVAIHPEEPIRLGYKPDAIPGRLLDLVAPVGRGQRALIVAPPQAGKTTMLENIAKAAAVDPDLNLLVCLVGERPEEATALRRSIQGEVLVADLDAPERAQIAVVDTAMAHARRLTEEGQHVVVLMDSLTRLARVHNLAARGGSRTLSGGIDASALTPVRQVFGSARTTEDAGSLTLIATCLIDTNSRLDQVVYEEFKGTGNMEVHLDRKLAQLGLFPAVNIARSSTRREALLLDETTLEQMTLVRRALTRMNDAEGLSVMLDVLRAYPDNHQALDALLA
- a CDS encoding tagatose 1,6-diphosphate aldolase — its product is MLDFSGLPGKHRGLAATATPTGIFTILALDHRQSFFKMLNPDDPGSVPFSDAVSAKAQVVSMLAPHASGVLLDPLFGAAQAIVSGALPGQTGLLVAVEKTGYSGETTARRSRILPDWSVAKIKRLGANAVKLLIYFHPHSGTLAQRQEQLVQEVVDQCREYDIPLFLESVSYSIDPLHDKRSRRFATLRPQIIAESAHRLSRLRPDVLKLEFPVDASMDQDQDHWLAACEAVSEASDLPWTVLSAGVDLPTFARQVEIACRAGASGYIAGRSVWKEAITMPENQQEAWLRDVGASRLEALSAIAEEYARPWTSFLDPAAPLPGKGWHARYGVPASR
- a CDS encoding SIS domain-containing protein, with the translated sequence MDNHTEVGLATYHEIITQTDAWQEATDVVVSQASSLRAFWQDGQYDNVVFTGCGSTYYLSLAASSLWQTLMDMPAGGIPGGELYLYPLASYGSLEGRRTLLVAVSRSGTTSETIAAARQFKARNLGDVMVVTNYDDTPLAELGDVTIAIPAGQEKSVAQTRSFASMYVATTALAATLAGEDRLVEAMKELPGQGKKLISSYESLAKTIGSNLDLDRFYFLGSGPRYGLACEVNLKMKEMTLTHSEPFHFFEFRHGPMSMVTDTAAVVGLLSDARRGYEQAVMEEMAGLGGHTLALGDSDVDISFDSQLPETVRNVLYLPVLQLMAYYRARAKDLNPDQPTNLSAVVELDLDA
- a CDS encoding uroporphyrinogen decarboxylase family protein; translated protein: MNMGVITPRERVRLALQHQETDRVPVDFLATPETWSNLKAHLGLPNDESVLKYFGVDVRHPRWRYVGPPLPTYSDGSYQDAWGITWSPVSYDGGVYYEPAGHPLADIQDASALSNYRWPDPDWWDVSSMVEAIGAWDRDTEYAIFLEDFGDPGGFYEITNYMRGMEQVFYDMALNPDIPFEIMRRITDVFIVLAERVLAALGDRIDLIWTSDDIAHQRGMMMSLPMWRQLIFPHHERFNRRVHELGGRIMYHSCGSVVDALPGLIEMGIDVLDVLQFSADNMVPENLKSTYGDQLGFHGGADVQQLLPRASEREVRSTIRHIIDVMGRGGGFILSPSHAVQVDTPLANIIAIYQEAGSLMDSLPTSAGSVTARTTYGPVPPES
- a CDS encoding uroporphyrinogen decarboxylase family protein encodes the protein MNPRERVLTALRHEQPDRTPWAFEFTGHALAMLADYYGDQRLADPGFFDIWVGNHFRFVEPTGKGQFHGLEEQVEPGLWRDGWGVVWDTRGLYGEGEWGRPANCVLPEPTLAHYTFPDPPRPEDFAHYPRFVEENRETFIIGFEGHLFEVAYALRGMENLLTDLILNPGFVHDLLEGITEYYLTFIDRSVQYGIDAFAFGEDLGSQTSGLIMGPRHWRTFFKPYMKRMFARIKEAGKFVYMHSDGQIDAIFEDFIEIGLDIYNPFQPEIRNVYEVKHEYGDRLSFHGGVGIQELLPHGTPQQVRAEVRRLIEEIGADGGFIVGPAHAVMADAPVENMVALIEAVQEQ